The window AAGCTCCCTGATAAATGCAAGAGCATTTATCCTGTAAGTCTCCCAAACCCATTTGTTAAATTTCAACAGATCTgaggagaattttcttttttaaaaaattttcatttatttatttaaggcaatggggctaagtaacttgcccaaggtcacacagttgagcaattattaagtgtctgaggccaaatttgaactcaggcactcctgactccagggccagtgctctatccattgcaccacccagctgcccctaaggagaattttcaaaatttttttttaaatagaatttcaagggggcagctaggtggtacagtagatagatcactggccttggagtcaggaccacctgagttcaaattcgacctcagacatttaataattacctagctgtgttataGACATTATAGTATATAGAACATTGTAACTAATGTTTTTTActtctaagctccttgagggcaggactttttttttgtatacccAATGCTCATTACAGCAACTGGCAATAGTAAAtctttaacaaatattaattgatattttagttGATTACCTCAATAGAGGATTAAAAATAAGGCAGTGAACATCAAAAGTTCTTGTACACTTTCTGCATTAAGTATGACATATGTGTGGGATTATTATtagactaaattatttttttagtgcTAAACTAAGTTTAGCTTTAAAACTTAAGTCTATCTCCTTCAGGTATCTAACAACAACAGTTTGAAAGAACCTTGAAAGGGAGAAAGTTCAAGAGAACAGTAACAGGACCGGCTCTGTTAAACACAACTTCTAAAAGGCAATAGTGGTTCTAGAGTAACTCAAGTAACAAGATGACAGTACTGACAAATTCTAAAAGTCTTCAAAATTAACTTCCCCATGTAAACTCTAAGGGGTGGCAAGGACTTTAACTCCAGAAGTGAGCAGTAGGATAAAATGTGTGTGATTGGGGCTGTTGAAGGACAACTTAACTTGCCTTAAGTCAGGTCAGATTTCCAGGACAGAAATTTCCTGACTCAGGTATAAAGTCATCTGCTTTGCTGTAAGCCAGGAACCAATGTGCCTGGCATAGCCAATCTGTCTCTCAGCTCAGGTAAGAAACAATACAAGCAAAAGGGAACAAGATTCAGACCCATACCTCTCAACAGGCTAATCTTTCATCTTAAAGGGGGAAGTAGCCTGTGGAAGTCCTGGAACCCAGAAAGATAGCTAAGTTGTTTCCCTGACAAGAAAACTGGAATCTTCACATAGGAGGTAATGTGGTACAGCAAGTGAGTTTGGTTCCCTGCTAAGTTactttatagctgtgtgaccttgggcaaatcattaaactctaggccttagtttcctcatatgtaaaatgagacagCCAAATGCGATGACTTTTAAGAACCCTGCCTTTTATAGACCCCAAAAGCTAAAGAAATGAGCAAAGTTCTACAAAGCTGAATATTCACAGGTTGTGAGATCTTATTCCAGGATCTTGAGTGTGAGTACATTCAAATGAGTTCTAGACTGGAGATGGTCAGGAGATCTAAGGCTTTGTGTCCTGGCTTTGCCACTAAAGCAGCATGAAACCTGAGACCAATCCATTAATGCTAGCTTACCTTTATAtgcactttattatttttttgcacacataactacaaatctattatgtataacttgctattccttttaaatatctaATAAAGTTATGATGTaaactatttcctcttttttcttccctcccccatgccCTAGAGATGTCTACCCTTAgatacaaatgtgtgtgtgtgtgtgtgtgtgtgtgtgtgtgtgtgtgtgtgtaaaattattcttcacatacttctatttatctggATGTAGACAGTGTCTTTCTTCTTCAgccctttatagttaatttgggtatttataatagtcaaaatgactcaaattcattcttaaaacaatattgctattacagtTTACAAATCTTAAACTACAAGGCAGTAATTATAACAACGATCTAGTGCATGCCAAGAAACTGATAGAAAAATTAATgtaacagaatatatatatatatatatatatatatatatatatatatatacatacatacatttacagcagcaaataaatataataatcttGTATTTGACAAGTATAAAGACTGGAGTTTGGAATAAAAAtccattatttggtaaaaattgttgggaaaacaatAATATGGCAATATTATCTAAGCCAGTAATACAGCAGGAACTGGgcttagaccaatatctcataccatttatatacactttaaaatttgcaagcACTTTCCATGTTTTCTCCTTTGAACCCCATAATAATCCTGAGGTAGGTACTACCTATTATTTTTACCTTATAGGTAAGTAAACTGAGGTTGACagattgggtgacctgtccaaggttacatagctaaatGTGAGAACCAGTAATTAAATTGAAGCCTTATCTGATTCCAAGCCAACACTTTTATCTCCTAATGCCTCTTACCCTCTCTAtctgtggctcagtttcctcaattatgaaGTAAAGGGGATGGGCCCAAAGGTGCCCTCAGATCTGGATCTATTATTTTATGACTCCTAAAGACATTCAAGTTCTAACATTCTAGGATTCTTTTGCAGGTGAATGACTGGCacaactggaagagaccttagagctCACTTAATCTCACCTCAAGAGACCTGACCATGGTCATAAAAATAGTATATAAGCACatcaaggatttgaactcaagtctttggACTTTCAAACTAGGTGTAGGATCCTCAATCAGATAAATACAAAAGGATAGGCTTTGCATATTTAAAAGTCTAACTAGACAAGGATATTTTCACTTCTGTTAAGGCATTTTTAGAAAGTAGAGAAGATAATGGATATGAGAGGCAAATAATTAATCTTAGCttaagaaattcaaattcaaaaggcCCAAGTTTAATCAATTTCACACATACTAGGAATGGATACTAGGTCAACTGGTAATGAACCAATTTCCAATATAATCACCCTACCCTTATTCAGTTCAGAAAATTCACTGAGTAGGAATCTAAAGGTCAGTTCTATCATTAATTAACTGATTGGTCCAAGGATCATATAGTTGTCTAAAATTGAATATAACCAAAGTAGAATGGACTATTGTATAAGatagtgagttccccatcacCCAAGGTCTTCAAGTTGTCCCTAGATGATCATGTGCTTTTGAGGAAATTCTTGCTCAGGTGTAAAATGGATTAGATGCTCTCTGAGAATTATTCCTACTCtgattttgtatttattgtaaaataattaatttggaatcggtgagatgatctctaaggtcctttccagatctacATTTCTATGACAGCCTCTGTTTTAATACAGTTAAGGAGATGTGTTTACCCTGCTTCAAGTTACTGAAAGAAACATTGATCTCATTTTCTGTAAAGCACAATTAGCCTTGAGTGCATATCTAAAGACATACTTAAAAGAATACAGTCATGGGCAcctccatttccctttctccaaagCCCTCTAGAACCTTTGGAGAGAGAAGCAtcaagaaagagatgaagaggaCTCACCATGTCCATTGCAGTAGTAAACCCACTTCTCCCTGTTCTGTGTCGGAGTTAAGGATTTCTTCAGGCCAGCCTTCTCCACAATGGCACTGGGATCCTGCCGGGGTCCTTTCTTTAGAGTCCTCGAGCTCTTCCGAATGCTACACACTACAATCACCACAAGTACCAGCAGGAGGAAGAGGACAATCATCCAAGGCAAGTGCTCATTGATATCAAAATGTTTGTGCAGGTTCTGCCTGGGGGACCCCCTTTTGGGGGCTTTGATGGGTGTACTGGACCGCTCCCCTCCAGCAGCCTCCATTGGGGGATGCGGCTTTGGGACTGACTGGATATGTCGGTGGTGGTGACTTTGCTGGTGGTTCACAACCTGGAGGTTTGGGAAGGTCTTATTCACACCACCCCTCTCCTTGGCCAAGGTGGCATTTTTGGGGGCTGCCAATTCTTGGCTGCCACTGTGTACCTTTGGTCTGGCAGAAGCAGAAGAGTTGGATCCCGTCAAATTCATACCTGCaataaaggaaagcaatttggcatatatatatacatatatatgtatatacatatacatatacatatatgtatacacacatacatgttgaTGTATTTACAGAGAtgtcaaaatgaaaaggaaaggaagagagtggAAGGGAGACTAAGAAATAGACAgtcaagagaagagagaaggggcggctaggtggcacagtagataaagcaccagccttggagtcaggagtacccgggttcaaatccaccctcagacacttaataattatctagctgtgtggccttgggcaacttaaacccatttgctttggaaaaaacctaaaaatgagagagagagagagagagagagagagagagagagagagagagagagagaagagagaaaaagggaaatagagtAGGGGAGAAAAGCAGTGGGAAAGCAAGTGCTCTCCTCTCTCCTGCCGCCACCCAGCTTGGCccagatagaaggaaaaatggtTGAATTTGAACCAAATATCTTATTAACTGAGCTTTGGGGAGAGGCAAGAAAAGACTACAATTAAATTATCAGGGTCAGGTAGGGGTGGTGATATGTGTGAGAAGGACAGAATAAGGAAGTAGTTTGATTGCCCCTCCATGCAGTCAAAGTTGGATTTACACAAAGTTGTAAAGGAGACACAGGAAGTTCTGGCCAGGACTTCAGTGATAGCAGAAGAACATAGAGTTAGAGCCCCAAAGGAACTCAagaggccatttagtccaaccACCTCATGTTTAAGGTAAAATAACCCAgcaaaatgagacccagagatatgaaatgacttgcccaaggtcactcagggaGTTAAATGgaagagctgggattcaaacttgagctctctgactccaaattctctttctactCTATGTCACCTCTCAGATCATTTGGATGAAATGTTTCAAAAATGTTACATGAATTACAACCCTGTCTCCAGCAATAAGGGGAATGggcaaaactgaaaaggaaatgaggtGCCCATCACCAAAGATCTTCAAATAGATACTAGATGGATGTCCCCTTGTCAAGGGCATTAAAAAAGGGATTCAGATTTCAAATCAGAATGAATATACAGGacttgaggtcccttccagcaccAATTCTACATAGGTACGTTTGAAATTTCATAAACAATtttccaggcagctaggtggtgcatggatAGAATGATgcattggaatcaggaaaactgtgttcctgagttcaaatctgatctcaaattaATTTTAGGGTTAATCCAGGGTTAATCcctgacaaatcacttaaacctgtttgtctcatctgtaaaatgagctggaaaaggacaaCCTACAACATCTCAGCTCAGGGATAAAAAGCAGAGCCAAATCTGTTTCCTAAGTAAGAAACTGAGGGCAGTTTTACCacaagtgatatatatatatatatatttttagaagacTTCTAATCTGACTCTTTCCACTCTTTAAACCATTGCCTAAGATTCTTCTACAATAAATTTTTGACTTTAGGAAACTGTTCAAAGTCAAGATTTAGCTATGTTTTTCTCTTCCTATGGACTGTACCATCGCTGCTTGGCAGTACCCAAGAGTGGAAAGAGCTAGCTGGGACAGACTCTCTCCTGGTAGGTATAATATTTGGTGAGTTGAATTGATTGGatttaaataaaaactaatgCTAGAGCATATTTGAAAAAGCTTGCTCAGTTTTATATATTTCTGAAGGGCTCCAGGATATCCATTTTACCTACTAGAATTTCTAAGATATCAAGGCACAATAACTCCAATGTAAAGCCACTTGTTAGAGGATGGATACTTGAGGAGTacgtttaaaaaacaattaaaatcatAAGTAGAAGGGAGACATAATATGTCTCCTCACATAAGACAAGTTAAGTTACTCCATGTTCATGAAATAAGATACATTGGTTTGCTTTATTGCCAAGTTTTCCAACTTTCCCATAACTTGCATGATTCACTTGCCTCTCATTTGCAGCCTGAGGTTACAAATCTCCTTTAGCCCTTGgtgttctcttttcttctctctcccataGTCCCCACATTTCTTAATACCTTAATCTTTGCTACAGTGATAGGATTTACAAAACTCCTTCTAGTTAATACCCTTAGAGAAATTTTTAAGTCTTCAAGGACTTGACAGAAAAAGAGTAAAATTCCTATGATTAGGTATATAGTTGAGGGTGACTGgggtagagaaaaaaagatggaaagtcAATAATAAGAgagaatgttggatttgaagtcaggaagacctgagttcaaatccagattctgacATATAATAGAtagccctaggcaagtcactttatttgtatgtgtctcagttttctcctttgcaaaatgaagggattgaaatAGAATGACCTTCAAGGTGCCTTTCAGTTCTATATTGATGAGTGATCCTAAGTTCAATTTGCTCAACAGCTACAGTGAAAGATTTATTGGGTGATTTCCCTGAACGTTATAACCTAAATGGGTTCTAGGGACTTTTTAAAAACCTAGTTCACTCAGAACACAAGAGAAgccaaattttataattttgaagaGTAGTTCTCTGCCCCTACATGGAAGTAAGAGTTTTAGGTACATACCAAGTACCTTCACTAGGAGGGCTAGTGAATTAGATAGAAACCACTTTAGGACCAGTCCAACTTTTCCCAGAATCCCTGGTGCCCAGACCCATCCTGCTAACTCACATTTAGCAAGGTCATGGCGCAGTTACCTTTGGGATTGTAAGTGGGAGAAGGAACTTCATGGTATTCCACCTGCTCAGGGCTGGCAAAGATGGCTGTGTCAGGGAAAGACGGAAGCGTGCCTGGGTAAGTCGGGAGCGGGCCACAGACGTTGTCTGTCTCCTTTGTCCCCAGCTTTACCACCATCAGGTTCTGGCTCAGGCAGTTGGTGTAAGTTTTGCATTTCCTCACACTAGAAGGCACATCAGAAAAGGTACCCGAAGGGCACTGCTTGCACCGCACGTCTTCAGTCTCCGTCCCTTTCTTCCGTACACCCCAACCCACGGGACAAACCGTGTGGGGAACACAGGTACCATTAGACTGAAATGTGCCAGATGGGCAAGTGCATTCCCGGTCAGTCAAGGCAGTACAGGGTAATTTCTCAACCATTGGCTGTTGGCAAGGTTGACTACAGTTATGGCATTTCTGGATGCCATTCTCGTGCCTGGTAAAAGTCCCAGGGGGGCAGCGGCTGCATACCCGCAGGGTAGTGTTGGTACAGTGCTCAGACACAAAGGTTCCAGCTGGACACTTGTCACAGGTAAGCCAGTGGCCAGTGGCAGAGTCAAAATGGAGATACGTGCCAAAGAGATTCATGGCATCCTGTTCAGAAGTCAGCTGCTTGGGCTGAGCAGGAGTGGTGGTAAGGAATATAAGCTGAAAGAAaaggtggggaaggaaggaacaaaaccCAAGAAGGTGTTAGATAGCAACAGGAAAGACCAGAATAGAGGACTGATTCCCACCACCACTGAGTTTTTAAAGGACCAAAGATCTACAATAGGGTTGAAATGAATCAGTAAAGAGGCAAACACTTACTGAACATTCACCACATACAAGGCTCTGTAGGGAAGACACAGAGATGAGTAAGATATGGCCTCAAGAAACATCATCTCAGAGAGGAGGCCAGACATATGGCAAATGACTACAATACATAGGACATAATATTACTATGGGAGATGAACAAAGTGATCTGTGatcacaaagaaaggaaagatgagttggaggaaaaggagaaaaacaggGAATGCTTCAGGGAGAAGGAAGTGGTTGATTTGAGCACTGAAGGATGGAGAGGATTTCAAAAGGCAGCAACAGAGGCAAAAGGTATTCAAGGTAGAAGGAGCAGCATGAACAAAGGTAGGGGACAGTACACAAAAGTAAGGGGCATGCTCAGGGAAGAGCACATGGAGTGGAACAGTGGGAGTTACAATTGGACAGAAGGAGGATAGGGTCAGATCATGGAGGGACTTAAATGCTAAACTGAAGAAACAAGAAACCAATGTtgagggatggggagagaaggagagaaccTCTTAACCTTTAGTTAATACTTTTATAGAACATAGATCAAAAAGATCATTTTACTGAATaaattttcacattttccccttcaAGTTTAACACACCCAAAATTTGTGTACTTATTTGTATAAATCAGGATTGTTACTAACACTCATCAAATTGATATTATCTATTTTCTACATCTATTATCATTATGTGGATTGAGTCAATATAGGGTCAGTCTATCAGTCAACAAAACCTCAGCACTTTGGAATTAAGAAGGGATCTTAGATACACTGTAATCCAAATCTACTTTAGCAAATGGAGAACTTGAGTCCCAGAGACAAGGAGAGACTTGCAGTTATCCACAATGAGATGATGACCATAGAAATCAATTAGTGAACAAGTATCTATTGctctgatctcagaaacttaatggcAATGTGACTCTAGGTGAGTCCCTTAgccctgtctacctcagttttctcatttgtaaaatgaacacgaaaaggaaatggcaattcactccagtatttttgcaaaaaaacaaaacaaaaccctaaatgaTGTTGTGTggagttagacatgattgaaatgactacaCAATAACAAGTGCCAAAGACTGTATGGGCCTTTGGGATATATTTATATGAGGTTTAGGAAAGCAATGTCCAGGAAAAATAGAGCTTCTGGGGACATAGATCCTCTTCAAACACCAtcccttgctctctctctctccccacataCAATTTCTCAAATACCCAGAAATTCCTGGGAATTTTCCAACCTTTCTTACCCCAAATATGTATGACCTTAATAGATTGTCACTATTGTCTGAGTCCCTAAGGTTATCTTGATTATTCACaattatttttcctccatttcatgGTGTTACCATCAAAAGCATGGCAGCTAGGAGACAAAACTGATAATgatggacttgaagtcaagataACAAGTTCAAACTCTTTTTCTGACACTTACTtgtttatgtgaccctggacaagtcatttgaactctctgagtctcagttttcccatctgtataatggggataaCACCTcatggttattgtgaggatccaatgagatagtttatgttaaagtgctttgcaaagctatataaatacttttacctcattattattttaaaaactccttgattTCAAAACTCCTTGATTCATACTATCACTATTTCCTGCCAATCCCAATTCTACCTATGGTGTTACATTGATTCCCACAGAGAGCAACCCATTTATTACTATGCAGTTTTAAATGGATATTATTTTTAACAGTCTCACCCACACACCATTATTTTTTCAGAATTCCAGAGACACCTGAACAGACAACTTGAgtctaatttccaattttctcatttatcagaTGGGTCATCGTGACCTAGGATCAGCTAATATTTAAGCTTATTTCCTTATTTACTCTCTTATACCTTAGCAGAACCGCTTTCTCAGTTGGACTAACCCACTGGAAATGAAGCTTTTCAGCAGGGCCCATTGGGTAAATGAAGTGCTCTGTTTGAGCCACAGAATCAGACCCATGAATCCTCTTCCTCTAGCCAACTTAAGTGACAGTATCAGATCCACAGAACATTCACATCACCCAGACTAGCCATGACTTAAGTAGTCTTGGAAGCCAGCTTCCCCCAGTAAAAGTTAAACATCTAAATTATCGACTAAAGAGATAAATTTCTGAATAATATAGGAAGTCAAAAGAACAAAGCCCTGCATTCTTTCTAAAAGGAATACTACTTTGGatccaaaaaaaaagtgactacAAGAAACCATCAGTCCAGCTTTTCACTTGATTCAAGTTTTGTTCTACTAACTGGCTATATGAGCTCAGGGAAAGCCCTTCTCTTAATCTCAAGTTTCTTCTTCCATTAAAGGGATTGGTTTAAATAAATGTAGCTAACTAACATGGGGAAATCCCTATATCAAGACAAATATCTATGATCTCCTTGGCAAATGTCTTTACCTGATCTCTGACTCTGACCTTTTGGTTCTTCATGCCTAGAAtgtatttcttctttatctctaccTTACTGAGAGTACCTAGTTATTTAAAATCTTAGTTCAAGTTATCACCCTGTACCTGAAACTTTTTTTGACCACCCCCCCCCAGTTTTTAGTAACCTCCCCTGTCAAGgctattttgcatttattttttatacattttattcaagtatacacacacacacacacacacacacacacacacacacacacacacacacatatatacatacacacacatattgtcACCACCAGAGAATGAGAGCTCCTGGAAAACAGGACTCTGGTCTTTGTCTTGGCCTAGCATAGTccctgggtagctaggtggcacaatgactAGATGTCCTCCATTGCATAGGATGGCAGCTAAGTACCCCAGTGGGAAGATTAGACCCAAATAGCCTAATACTAAAGGATCTAACCAGATAAGGCATCCGGTTCCACTGGGTGTAATTTAGCACCTCATTTCTAAATGAAAAGACTAGGTTAGAAAAGTTGAAGCATTAAAGTTTAAAAGGAGGCATGAATACTACAAATGACAagctctccttccctccctcccctcccccctcaaaaaagtACCTCAAACAGGTTATTAAATCAGTTAAGACTATATTAAGTAGAGAAGAGAATCCTGGGAGTTGGCCCTGGGCACTTTGGCCTGGAGGTTGGGCCCACATTTGTCATTCTGATGGATGGTATG is drawn from Macrotis lagotis isolate mMagLag1 chromosome 5, bilby.v1.9.chrom.fasta, whole genome shotgun sequence and contains these coding sequences:
- the TNFRSF21 gene encoding tumor necrosis factor receptor superfamily member 21 isoform X1 — encoded protein: MGASASSTAAGRRCSRVASSSSSWIASGSRAAMIPRSFFLLIFLTTTPAQPKQLTSEQDAMNLFGTYLHFDSATGHWLTCDKCPAGTFVSEHCTNTTLRVCSRCPPGTFTRHENGIQKCHNCSQPCQQPMVEKLPCTALTDRECTCPSGTFQSNGTCVPHTVCPVGWGVRKKGTETEDVRCKQCPSGTFSDVPSSVRKCKTYTNCLSQNLMVVKLGTKETDNVCGPLPTYPGTLPSFPDTAIFASPEQVEYHEVPSPTYNPKGMNLTGSNSSASARPKVHSGSQELAAPKNATLAKERGGVNKTFPNLQVVNHQQSHHHRHIQSVPKPHPPMEAAGGERSSTPIKAPKRGSPRQNLHKHFDINEHLPWMIVLFLLLVLVVIVVCSIRKSSRTLKKGPRQDPSAIVEKAGLKKSLTPTQNREKWVYYCNGHGIDILKLVAAQVGSQWKDIYQFLCNASEREVAAFSNGYTADHERAYAALQHWTIRGPEASLAQLISALRQHRRNDVVEKIRGLMEDTAQLETDKLALPSSPTPLSPSPIPSPNPKSENATVLTVEPSPLDKNKGFFVDESEPLLRCDSTSSGSSALSRNGSFITKEKKDTVLRQVRLDPCDLQPIFDDMLHILNPEELHVIEEIPQAEDKLDRLFEIIGVKSQEASQTLLDSVYSHLPDLL
- the TNFRSF21 gene encoding tumor necrosis factor receptor superfamily member 21 isoform X2; this encodes MGASASSTAAGRRCSRVASSSSSWIASGSRAAMIPRSFFLLIFLTTTPAQPKQLTSEQDAMNLFGTYLHFDSATGHWLTCDKCPAGTFVSEHCTNTTLRVCSRCPPGTFTRHENGIQKCHNCSQPCQQPMVEKLPCTALTDRECTCPSGTFQSNGTCVPHTVCPVGWGVRKKGTETEDVRCKQCPSGTFSDVPSSVRKCKTYTNCLSQNLMVVKLGTKETDNVCGPLPTYPGTLPSFPDTAIFASPEQVEYHEVPSPTYNPKGMNLTGSNSSASARPKVHSGSQELAAPKNATLAKERGGVNKTFPNLQVVNHQQSHHHRHIQSVPKPHPPMEAAGGERSSTPIKAPKRGSPRQNLHKHFDINEHLPWMIVLFLLLVLVVIVVCSIRKSSRTLKKGPRQDPSAIVEKAGLKKSLTPTQNREKWVYYCNGHGIDILKLVAAQVGSQWKDIYQFLCNASEREVAAFSNGYTADHERAYAALQHWTIRGPEASLAQLISALRQHRRNDVVEKIRGLMEDTAQLETDKLALPSSPTPLSPSPIPSPNPKSENATVLTVEPSPLDKNKGFFVDESEPLLRCDSTSSGSSALSRNGSFITKVKTA